The following are encoded in a window of Bradyrhizobium guangdongense genomic DNA:
- a CDS encoding alpha/beta hydrolase: MPLDPLAKRLLTMMAAAAPQSRSRPSVEARRQSLAKLMQFARAEAPDVTVSDGTLPGPGGELPFRLYSPASAGESAPGFVFFHGGGLVAGSVATHDRIAAALAHATGCRLVSVDYRLAPEHKYPAAVDDAIAATEWVAREAPSLGIDAERLVVGGDSAGATLAAIVCQEAAQSAGLSIVAQCLICPVLDFEETSPSREAFAEGHLIDRTTIEADLSDYLPEGLDAADPRISPLRATRLAGLPTAIIHTAEYDPMRDEGNAYARKLLAAGVAVEHVCHDGMVHNFHAMGAILPQAQLVLSQIGEQVRRAVER; encoded by the coding sequence ATGCCGCTCGATCCGCTCGCAAAGCGCTTGTTGACCATGATGGCAGCCGCTGCGCCGCAGTCCCGCAGCCGGCCGAGTGTCGAGGCGCGCCGGCAGTCGCTGGCGAAGCTGATGCAGTTTGCCCGCGCCGAGGCGCCTGACGTGACCGTGTCCGACGGCACGCTGCCCGGCCCCGGCGGCGAGCTGCCCTTTCGCCTCTATTCTCCCGCATCTGCCGGCGAAAGCGCTCCCGGCTTCGTGTTCTTTCACGGCGGCGGGCTCGTGGCCGGCAGCGTTGCGACGCATGACCGCATCGCGGCGGCGCTGGCGCACGCGACCGGCTGCCGTCTCGTTTCGGTCGACTATCGCCTGGCGCCCGAGCACAAGTACCCTGCCGCCGTCGACGACGCGATCGCGGCGACCGAATGGGTTGCGCGTGAAGCGCCCTCCCTCGGCATCGATGCCGAACGGCTGGTGGTCGGCGGCGATTCCGCCGGTGCCACGCTGGCCGCGATCGTGTGCCAGGAGGCCGCGCAGAGCGCCGGGCTCTCGATCGTCGCACAATGCCTGATCTGTCCGGTGCTGGATTTCGAGGAGACTTCACCCTCGCGCGAAGCCTTCGCCGAAGGGCATCTGATCGATCGCACCACCATCGAGGCCGACCTGTCCGACTACCTGCCCGAGGGTCTGGATGCCGCCGATCCCCGCATCTCACCCTTGCGCGCGACACGGCTCGCAGGCCTGCCGACCGCGATCATCCACACCGCCGAGTACGACCCGATGCGCGACGAGGGCAATGCCTATGCGCGCAAGCTGCTTGCCGCAGGCGTGGCGGTCGAGCACGTCTGCCATGACGGCATGGTCCACAATTTCCACGCCATGGGTGCGATCCTGCCGCAGGCACAGCTCGTGCTGTCGCAGATCGGCGAGCAGGTGCGGCGGGCGGTGGAAAGGTAA
- a CDS encoding Lrp/AsnC family transcriptional regulator has product MASRLDRTDLKILRLLQNNGRLSNAELAVSVAISPATCHRRTQRLFEDGFIATVRAMVAPKKVAKGTLVMVGVVLDRSTPESFAIFEQAIAKLKFVLDCHLVAGDFDYFLKIRVGDMEDFNRIHGEQLIALPGVRQTRTFFVMKEVVDNAPLEF; this is encoded by the coding sequence ATGGCCTCCCGGCTCGACCGAACCGACCTCAAGATATTGAGATTGCTGCAGAATAACGGTCGGCTCAGCAACGCCGAGCTGGCCGTATCAGTCGCGATCAGCCCGGCGACCTGCCATCGCCGCACCCAGCGCTTGTTCGAGGACGGCTTTATCGCCACCGTCCGCGCCATGGTTGCACCGAAGAAGGTGGCGAAGGGCACGCTGGTGATGGTCGGCGTTGTGCTCGACCGCTCGACCCCGGAGAGCTTTGCGATCTTCGAGCAGGCGATCGCGAAGCTGAAGTTTGTGCTCGACTGCCACCTCGTCGCAGGTGATTTCGATTACTTCCTCAAGATCCGCGTCGGCGACATGGAGGACTTCAACCGCATCCATGGCGAGCAGCTGATCGCGCTGCCTGGCGTCCGCCAGACCCGCACCTTCTTCGTCATGAAAGAGGTCGTCGACAATGCGCCGCTGGAGTTCTGA
- a CDS encoding carboxymuconolactone decarboxylase family protein, with the protein MRLPILDPKELTDEQKPLYADMQAGIKDHFKGFVNMRDDGALLGPWNPWLREPRFGKPVWELVKAIASNPLLPAPVREVAILVTGSHFRSGYELYAHVLVAEQRGLSDEKLATIVAGQRPVDLTKQEAVAYDMASALVNGGVLPELTYRAAVNEFGEHGAAELSYLVGVYCMVSVTLNTFDVPVPD; encoded by the coding sequence GTGCGCCTTCCCATTCTCGATCCGAAAGAGCTGACCGACGAACAGAAGCCGCTCTATGCCGACATGCAAGCGGGTATCAAGGACCACTTCAAGGGCTTCGTGAACATGCGCGACGACGGCGCGCTGCTCGGCCCCTGGAATCCCTGGCTCCGCGAGCCGCGCTTCGGCAAGCCGGTATGGGAACTGGTCAAGGCGATCGCTTCGAACCCGCTGCTGCCGGCGCCGGTGCGCGAGGTCGCGATCCTTGTCACGGGCTCGCATTTCCGCTCCGGCTACGAGCTCTATGCTCACGTGCTGGTCGCTGAGCAGCGCGGACTCTCGGACGAGAAGCTCGCGACGATCGTCGCCGGGCAGCGGCCGGTCGATCTTACCAAGCAGGAGGCCGTCGCCTATGACATGGCGTCTGCGCTGGTGAACGGCGGCGTGCTGCCCGAGCTGACCTATCGGGCTGCGGTCAACGAATTCGGCGAGCACGGCGCGGCCGAACTGTCCTATCTGGTCGGCGTCTATTGCATGGTCTCGGTTACGCTGAACACGTTCGACGTGCCGGTGCCGGATTAG
- a CDS encoding polysaccharide deacetylase family protein, which translates to MLSDLNGRLSNRLARHFRAAPHRLQAHVPMVSFTFDDAPDSAADEGAALLEDHGGRGTFYLAGSLIDQPGDHWHGLSNDAIVRLHRGGHEIGCHTFSHLRAVDLDESAMAREIERNRSYFHGIDSSIRLENFAYPYGLASVWRKPQLAKTFRSARGILPGVNSDVIDLQFLRASPLVNCEIDAAGVDRYLDEAVASGGWLIFYGHDVVDHPSPYGCTPALLRHALKAAEQRGMPIVTVAEALRRIGA; encoded by the coding sequence TTGCTGTCGGACCTCAACGGACGCTTGAGCAATCGGCTGGCCCGGCATTTCCGCGCCGCGCCGCACCGTTTGCAGGCGCATGTGCCGATGGTGAGCTTCACCTTCGATGACGCTCCGGATAGCGCCGCAGATGAGGGGGCTGCGCTGCTGGAAGACCATGGCGGCCGCGGCACGTTCTACCTCGCCGGCAGTTTGATCGACCAGCCAGGGGATCACTGGCACGGGCTGTCGAACGATGCGATCGTCCGGCTGCATCGCGGCGGTCACGAGATCGGTTGCCACACCTTCTCGCATCTGCGCGCGGTCGATCTCGACGAGAGTGCAATGGCGCGTGAGATCGAACGCAACCGCAGCTATTTTCACGGCATCGATTCCTCGATCCGGCTGGAGAATTTCGCCTATCCCTATGGCCTCGCCTCGGTCTGGCGCAAACCGCAGCTCGCCAAGACCTTCCGCTCGGCGCGTGGCATCCTTCCCGGCGTCAACAGCGACGTCATCGATCTCCAGTTCCTGCGCGCCTCGCCCCTGGTCAATTGCGAGATCGATGCGGCGGGCGTGGATCGCTACTTGGACGAGGCGGTCGCAAGTGGTGGCTGGCTGATCTTCTACGGCCATGACGTGGTCGATCACCCGAGCCCCTATGGCTGCACGCCGGCTCTGCTGCGTCACGCCCTGAAGGCCGCGGAACAGCGTGGCATGCCGATCGTGACGGTCGCCGAGGCCTTGCGCAGGATCGGCGCGTAG
- a CDS encoding acetyl-CoA C-acetyltransferase yields MSDDVVIVSAARTPVGSFNGAFATLPAHDLGAVAIKAALERGGIEPGRVSEVIMGQILTAAQGQNPARQASIGAGIPVESPAWGVNQLCGSGLRTVALGYQALLNGDSEIVVAGGQESMSMAPHAQYLRGGVKMGPVEFVDTMIKDGLWDAFNGYHMGNTAENVARQWQITRAQQDEFAVASQQKAEAAQKAGKFNDEIVPVTIKTRKGDVVVSADEYPRHGATLEAMAKLRPAFEKDGTVTAGSASGINDGAAAVVLMTAKQAAKEGKKPLARIVSWAQAGVDPKIMGSGPIPASRAALKKAGWNVGDLDLIEANEAFAAQACAVNKDLGWDTSKVNVNGGAIAIGHPVGASGARVLVTLLHEMQKRDSKKGLATLCIGGGMGIAMCLARD; encoded by the coding sequence ATGTCAGACGATGTCGTCATCGTCAGCGCCGCCCGCACCCCGGTCGGAAGCTTCAACGGAGCCTTCGCGACCCTTCCCGCCCATGACCTCGGTGCCGTCGCCATCAAGGCCGCGCTGGAGCGCGGTGGCATCGAACCCGGCCGGGTCTCGGAAGTCATCATGGGTCAGATCCTGACCGCCGCCCAGGGCCAGAACCCCGCCCGCCAGGCGTCGATCGGCGCCGGCATTCCGGTGGAGAGCCCTGCCTGGGGCGTCAACCAACTCTGCGGCTCCGGGTTGCGCACGGTCGCGCTCGGCTACCAGGCGCTGCTCAACGGTGATTCCGAGATCGTGGTCGCCGGCGGCCAGGAATCCATGAGCATGGCTCCGCATGCCCAGTATCTGCGTGGCGGCGTCAAGATGGGCCCGGTCGAGTTCGTCGACACCATGATCAAGGACGGGCTGTGGGATGCCTTCAACGGCTACCACATGGGCAACACCGCCGAGAACGTCGCACGGCAGTGGCAGATCACCCGCGCGCAGCAGGATGAGTTCGCGGTCGCCTCGCAGCAGAAGGCCGAAGCCGCGCAGAAGGCCGGCAAGTTCAACGACGAGATCGTTCCCGTCACCATCAAGACCCGCAAGGGCGACGTCGTCGTCAGCGCTGATGAATATCCGCGTCATGGCGCCACGCTCGAGGCGATGGCCAAGCTCCGTCCCGCGTTCGAGAAGGATGGTACGGTCACCGCAGGCTCGGCCTCGGGCATCAATGACGGCGCTGCCGCCGTGGTGCTGATGACCGCGAAGCAGGCCGCCAAGGAAGGCAAGAAGCCGCTCGCGCGCATCGTGTCCTGGGCGCAGGCCGGCGTCGATCCGAAGATCATGGGCTCGGGCCCGATCCCGGCCTCGCGCGCCGCGCTGAAGAAAGCCGGCTGGAACGTCGGCGATCTCGACCTGATCGAGGCCAACGAGGCCTTCGCCGCGCAGGCCTGCGCCGTCAACAAGGATCTCGGCTGGGACACCTCCAAGGTCAACGTCAACGGCGGCGCGATCGCGATCGGCCACCCCGTCGGTGCGTCCGGCGCGCGCGTGCTGGTGACGCTGCTGCACGAAATGCAGAAGCGTGATTCGAAGAAGGGTCTCGCCACGCTGTGCATCGGCGGCGGCATGGGCATCGCGATGTGCCTGGCGCGCGACTGA
- a CDS encoding PLP-dependent cysteine synthase family protein: MQPLPFRQHDPVAPSYRRGWVDNAIAAIEADQCRTADTHLIRLIVPALAGIDLYLKDESTHPTGSLKHRLARSLFLYALCNGHIHEGTPVVEASSGSTAVSEAYFAEMIGVPFYAVMPRTTSAEKIAAIEHYGGNCHLIDDGRALYAEAAALATRLGGHYMDQFTFAERATDWRGNNNIAESIFAQLKGEPRPLPDWIVMGAGTGGTSATIGRYLRYRQYPTRLCVADVEHSAFFDCFRSQDRSHVCERPSLIEGVGRPRCEPSFVPGVVDRMMKIPDAATVAAMNVLSRRLRRAVGGSTGTNFLALCRLASEMREAGRTGSLVTLICDSGERYRQTYYEPEWLAARGLDPAPFEAALKSFLETAQPLALAVEDVVNPQSP; this comes from the coding sequence ATGCAGCCGCTTCCCTTTCGCCAGCATGATCCCGTTGCCCCCAGCTACCGGCGCGGCTGGGTCGACAACGCCATCGCGGCGATCGAAGCCGACCAGTGCCGCACAGCCGACACCCATCTGATCCGCCTGATCGTGCCGGCGCTGGCGGGCATCGACCTCTATCTGAAAGATGAGTCGACGCATCCGACCGGCAGCCTGAAGCACCGGCTGGCGCGCTCGCTGTTCCTCTATGCGCTCTGCAACGGCCACATCCACGAAGGCACGCCCGTCGTGGAAGCATCGTCCGGCTCGACCGCGGTGTCGGAAGCCTATTTCGCGGAGATGATCGGCGTGCCCTTCTATGCGGTGATGCCGCGCACGACCTCGGCCGAGAAGATCGCCGCGATCGAGCATTATGGCGGCAATTGCCACCTGATCGACGACGGCCGCGCACTTTATGCGGAGGCCGCCGCGCTCGCCACCCGGCTGGGCGGTCACTACATGGACCAGTTCACCTTCGCGGAGCGCGCCACCGACTGGCGCGGCAACAACAACATCGCCGAGTCTATCTTCGCGCAGCTGAAGGGCGAGCCGCGTCCGCTTCCGGACTGGATCGTGATGGGGGCGGGCACGGGCGGCACCTCGGCCACCATCGGCCGCTATTTGCGCTATCGCCAATATCCGACGCGGCTGTGCGTCGCCGATGTCGAGCATTCCGCCTTCTTCGACTGCTTCCGCTCGCAGGACCGCTCGCATGTTTGCGAACGCCCCTCGTTGATCGAAGGCGTCGGCCGGCCGCGCTGCGAGCCGTCCTTCGTGCCTGGCGTGGTCGACCGCATGATGAAGATTCCGGATGCGGCGACGGTCGCGGCCATGAACGTGCTGTCACGGCGGTTGCGGCGCGCGGTCGGAGGCTCCACGGGCACCAACTTCCTGGCGCTGTGCCGGCTTGCCTCAGAGATGAGAGAGGCGGGCCGGACCGGGTCGCTGGTGACGCTGATCTGCGATTCCGGCGAGCGTTACCGGCAGACCTATTACGAGCCCGAATGGCTGGCCGCGCGCGGTCTCGATCCGGCGCCGTTCGAGGCGGCCTTGAAGTCGTTTCTCGAGACCGCACAGCCATTGGCGCTTGCGGTCGAGGACGTCGTCAATCCCCAGAGCCCATGA
- the recQ gene encoding DNA helicase RecQ, whose protein sequence is MSAPSTAPLPAPADGRDALSVLHSVFGLPGFRGAQAEIIRHVTNGGNCLVLMPTGGGKSLCYQLPSLLREGCGIVVSPLIALMRDQVAGLIEAGVNAAALNSSLTLQEASDIERRLIAGDLDLLYVAPERLVTPRCLSMLAQARVALFAIDEAHCVSQWGHDFRPEYVGLSVIAERFPDVPRIALTATADELTRKEIVQRLQLTDSPQFVSSFDRPNIRYEIVDKRNAVSQLKEFIRERHAGDAGVVYCLSRNRVEEVAAALDDAGIAALPYHAGLDSSVRSRNQDRFLNEDGIVIVATIAFGMGIDKPDVRFVAHLDLPKSIEAYYQETGRAGRDGKPSAAWMAYGLSDIVQQRRMIDESTGSEDFKRVSIGKLDALVGLAETAQCRRKRLLAYFGEVVTIENCGNCDNCLTPPKMRDGKVLAQKLLSCVYRTGQRFGAMHLIDVLIGRLTEKVTQFGHDKLSVFGIGRELNEKQWRTVLRQLVAMGHLQSDSEAFGALKLTESARGVLRGETEVWLREEAPGTRIRASRAKSRRGDLAPAGNAPQGDVDPELRARLRSWRSDVARERGVPAYVVLHDATIDGIVRAWPTTLDELRNVPGIGDKKLEHYGEELLQIVRTR, encoded by the coding sequence ATGTCCGCCCCTTCCACCGCTCCGCTGCCAGCGCCGGCCGATGGCCGGGACGCGCTGTCCGTGCTGCATTCGGTGTTTGGCCTGCCGGGTTTCCGCGGCGCCCAGGCCGAGATCATCCGGCATGTCACCAATGGCGGCAATTGCCTGGTGCTGATGCCGACCGGCGGCGGCAAGTCGTTGTGCTATCAATTGCCGTCACTGTTGCGCGAAGGCTGCGGTATCGTGGTTTCTCCCCTGATCGCGCTGATGCGCGACCAGGTCGCCGGATTGATCGAGGCCGGCGTCAATGCCGCGGCGCTGAACTCGTCACTGACATTGCAGGAAGCCTCCGATATCGAACGGCGCCTGATCGCGGGCGATCTCGACCTGCTCTATGTCGCGCCGGAGCGCCTGGTGACGCCACGCTGTCTGTCGATGCTGGCGCAGGCCAGGGTGGCGCTGTTCGCGATCGATGAAGCGCATTGCGTCTCGCAATGGGGGCACGATTTCCGGCCTGAATATGTCGGCCTCTCCGTCATTGCCGAGCGGTTTCCGGACGTGCCACGCATCGCGCTGACCGCGACCGCCGACGAATTGACGCGGAAAGAGATCGTCCAGCGGCTTCAGCTAACAGACAGCCCGCAATTCGTCTCCAGCTTCGACCGCCCCAATATCCGCTACGAGATCGTCGACAAGCGCAATGCGGTGTCGCAGCTGAAGGAGTTCATCCGGGAGCGCCATGCAGGCGATGCCGGTGTGGTCTATTGCCTGTCGCGCAACCGCGTCGAGGAGGTCGCCGCCGCGCTCGACGATGCCGGCATCGCCGCGCTGCCCTATCACGCCGGGCTCGACAGCAGCGTGCGCTCGCGAAATCAGGACCGCTTCCTCAACGAGGACGGTATCGTGATCGTCGCCACCATCGCCTTCGGCATGGGCATTGACAAGCCGGACGTGCGCTTCGTTGCCCATCTCGATCTGCCCAAGAGCATCGAGGCCTATTACCAGGAGACCGGGCGGGCAGGGCGCGACGGTAAGCCGTCCGCAGCCTGGATGGCCTATGGGCTCTCCGACATCGTGCAGCAGCGCCGCATGATCGACGAATCCACCGGCTCCGAGGATTTCAAGCGCGTCTCGATCGGCAAGCTCGATGCTCTGGTCGGGCTCGCAGAGACGGCGCAGTGCCGGCGAAAGCGGCTGCTGGCCTATTTCGGCGAGGTCGTGACCATCGAGAATTGCGGCAATTGCGACAATTGCCTGACCCCGCCCAAGATGCGCGACGGCAAGGTGCTGGCGCAGAAGCTGCTGTCCTGCGTCTATCGCACCGGCCAGCGCTTCGGCGCGATGCACCTGATCGACGTGCTGATCGGACGCCTGACCGAGAAGGTGACGCAGTTCGGCCACGACAAGCTCTCGGTGTTCGGCATCGGGCGCGAGCTCAATGAAAAGCAGTGGCGCACCGTGCTGCGGCAGCTGGTGGCGATGGGACATTTGCAGAGCGACAGCGAGGCCTTCGGCGCGCTGAAGCTGACGGAGTCCGCGCGCGGCGTATTACGAGGCGAGACCGAGGTGTGGCTGCGGGAGGAGGCGCCGGGCACCCGTATCCGCGCGAGCCGCGCCAAATCCCGGCGCGGCGATCTCGCGCCGGCAGGGAATGCGCCGCAGGGCGATGTCGATCCGGAATTGCGTGCGCGGCTGCGGTCCTGGCGCTCGGATGTGGCGCGCGAGCGCGGGGTGCCGGCCTACGTCGTGCTGCACGATGCCACCATTGACGGCATCGTCCGCGCCTGGCCGACCACACTGGACGAGTTGCGCAACGTGCCGGGAATTGGCGACAAGAAGCTCGAGCACTACGGCGAGGAGCTGCTGCAGATCGTCAGGACGCGATAG
- the phaR gene encoding polyhydroxyalkanoate synthesis repressor PhaR, whose amino-acid sequence MAKSDQPTTIKKYANRRLYNTGTSTYVTLEDLAAMVKDGEDFLVYDAKTGDDITRSVLAQIIFEQENKAGQNLLPTTFLRQLIRFYGDSMQMVVPKYLEQSIATLTQEQEKFRKQIANTLSGTPFAPLEEQVRRNMELFQQTFSMFKPFAPTARSATPEPEPDANAEAPKDTNIDELRQQMKDMQERLERMSKKDE is encoded by the coding sequence ATGGCGAAATCAGACCAACCCACCACCATCAAGAAATACGCGAACCGCCGGCTCTATAACACCGGAACGAGCACCTACGTGACGCTCGAGGATCTCGCTGCCATGGTCAAGGATGGCGAGGATTTCCTGGTCTACGACGCCAAAACCGGCGACGACATCACCCGCTCCGTGCTCGCCCAGATCATTTTCGAGCAGGAGAACAAGGCCGGCCAGAACCTGCTGCCGACCACCTTCCTGCGCCAGCTGATCCGCTTCTACGGCGACAGCATGCAGATGGTGGTGCCGAAATATCTGGAGCAGTCGATCGCGACGCTGACCCAGGAGCAGGAGAAGTTCCGCAAGCAGATTGCCAACACGCTGTCCGGAACGCCCTTTGCCCCCCTGGAAGAACAGGTTCGACGCAACATGGAGCTGTTCCAGCAAACCTTCTCGATGTTCAAGCCCTTCGCACCGACGGCGCGCTCGGCCACTCCGGAGCCGGAGCCCGATGCGAACGCCGAGGCGCCCAAGGACACCAATATCGACGAGCTGCGCCAGCAGATGAAGGATATGCAGGAGCGTCTCGAACGGATGTCGAAGAAGGACGAGTAG
- a CDS encoding branched-chain amino acid aminotransferase: MAEIKKPIEYSPSWTFFEGKWHDGNVPIMGPRTHAAWLGSVVFDGARAFEGVAPDLDRHVARANQSAINFGLKPVVDAGTWLSLADEGIARFAANAELYIRPMYWAQNGSGGGVLFDPETTNWCLCIYEAPMPKPVGNAITLSPFRRPTAECAPVDAKAACLYPNNSRALAEAASRGFQNALMLDMLGNVAEFGNSNVFMAKDGVVFTPVPNGTFLNGITRQRVISLLRGDGVTVVEKTLRYADFLAADEIFSTGNFAKVAPVIRIDARELKPGPIYAKARKLYWDFAHAVKLAA, from the coding sequence ATGGCCGAGATCAAGAAGCCGATCGAATATTCGCCGAGCTGGACCTTCTTCGAGGGCAAATGGCACGACGGCAACGTGCCGATCATGGGGCCGCGCACCCACGCGGCCTGGCTCGGCTCGGTGGTGTTCGACGGTGCGCGCGCGTTCGAAGGCGTCGCGCCCGATCTCGACCGTCACGTCGCCCGCGCCAATCAGTCCGCGATCAATTTTGGCCTGAAGCCGGTGGTCGATGCCGGCACCTGGCTCTCGCTCGCCGACGAAGGTATTGCACGCTTTGCTGCGAATGCCGAGCTCTATATTCGCCCGATGTACTGGGCTCAGAACGGCTCGGGCGGCGGCGTGCTGTTCGACCCCGAGACCACTAATTGGTGCCTGTGCATCTACGAGGCGCCGATGCCGAAGCCGGTCGGGAACGCGATCACGCTGTCCCCGTTCCGCCGGCCAACGGCCGAATGCGCGCCGGTCGATGCAAAGGCCGCTTGCCTCTATCCGAACAATTCGCGCGCGCTCGCGGAAGCGGCCTCGCGCGGTTTCCAGAATGCGCTGATGCTCGACATGCTCGGCAATGTCGCCGAGTTCGGCAATTCCAACGTGTTCATGGCGAAGGACGGCGTGGTCTTCACGCCGGTACCGAACGGCACCTTCCTCAACGGCATCACGCGCCAGCGCGTCATCAGCCTGCTGCGCGGCGACGGCGTTACCGTGGTCGAGAAGACGCTGCGCTATGCGGACTTCCTCGCCGCCGACGAGATTTTTTCAACCGGCAATTTCGCCAAGGTCGCGCCGGTGATCCGCATCGACGCACGCGAGCTGAAGCCGGGCCCGATCTACGCCAAGGCGCGAAAACTCTATTGGGATTTTGCGCATGCGGTGAAGCTGGCGGCGTAG
- a CDS encoding 1-aminocyclopropane-1-carboxylate deaminase, whose product MNLDKFARYPLTFGPTPIEKLERLSKHLGGNVEIYAKREDCNSGLAYGGNKLRKLEYIIPDAIASNADTLVSIGGVQSNHTRMIAAVAAKIGMKCRLVQEAWVPHEDAVYDRVGNIMLSRIMGADVRLVDDGFDIGIRKSWEQAIEEVKAAGGKPYPIPAGASVHKFGGLGYVGFAEEVRRQEKELGFKFDYIVVCTVTGSTHAGMLVGFAADGRARKVIGIDASFTPDQTKAQVLEIAQNTAKLVELGKDLVADDVVLVEDYAYPAYGVPSEETKEAIRLTARLEGMITDPVYEGKSMQGLIDLVQKNHFEKGAKILYAHLGGAPALNGYAYAFRNG is encoded by the coding sequence ATGAACCTGGATAAATTCGCACGCTATCCGCTCACCTTCGGACCGACGCCCATCGAGAAGCTGGAGCGGCTGTCGAAGCACCTCGGCGGCAATGTCGAGATCTACGCCAAGCGCGAGGACTGCAATTCCGGCCTCGCCTATGGCGGCAACAAGCTGCGCAAGCTCGAATACATCATCCCCGACGCGATCGCCTCCAACGCCGACACGCTGGTGTCGATCGGCGGCGTGCAGTCGAACCACACCCGCATGATCGCCGCCGTCGCCGCCAAGATCGGCATGAAGTGCCGCCTGGTGCAGGAAGCCTGGGTGCCGCACGAGGACGCCGTCTACGACCGCGTCGGCAACATCATGCTCTCGCGCATCATGGGCGCCGATGTGCGCCTGGTCGACGACGGCTTCGACATCGGCATCCGCAAAAGCTGGGAACAGGCCATCGAGGAAGTGAAGGCTGCGGGCGGCAAGCCCTACCCGATCCCGGCGGGCGCCTCCGTCCACAAATTCGGCGGCCTCGGCTATGTCGGCTTCGCCGAGGAAGTGCGCCGCCAAGAGAAGGAGCTCGGCTTCAAGTTCGACTACATCGTCGTCTGCACCGTCACCGGGTCGACCCATGCCGGCATGCTGGTCGGCTTCGCCGCGGACGGGCGGGCGCGCAAGGTGATCGGTATCGATGCCTCGTTCACGCCTGATCAGACCAAGGCACAGGTGCTCGAGATCGCGCAGAACACCGCCAAGCTGGTCGAGCTCGGCAAGGACCTCGTCGCCGACGACGTCGTGCTGGTCGAGGACTACGCCTATCCCGCCTATGGTGTCCCGTCCGAAGAGACCAAGGAAGCGATCCGCCTCACAGCGCGGCTCGAAGGCATGATCACCGACCCCGTCTACGAGGGCAAGTCGATGCAGGGCCTGATTGACCTGGTGCAGAAGAACCATTTCGAGAAGGGTGCGAAGATCCTCTACGCCCATCTCGGCGGCGCGCCGGCCCTCAACGGGTATGCGTACGCGTTCAGAAACGGTTGA
- a CDS encoding class I SAM-dependent methyltransferase, with protein sequence MPDRTTHWQTVYATKAESEVSWFQDSPAISLEMIRAATPDRSAAIIDIGGGASRLADALLHEGYRNLAVLDLSANALDAAKQRIGPAASAVDWIVADATTWRPARTYDVWHDRAAFHFLTDPRDRAAYVERLRTAVAPGGHVIIATFAPDGPEKCSGLPVQRHDSASLSGELGPDFELVETRSETHQTPWHSTQAFQFSRFRRRS encoded by the coding sequence ATGCCCGACCGCACCACGCATTGGCAGACCGTCTACGCCACCAAGGCCGAAAGCGAAGTCAGCTGGTTTCAGGACAGCCCTGCGATCTCGCTGGAGATGATTCGCGCTGCGACCCCTGACCGCAGCGCCGCTATCATCGACATCGGCGGCGGCGCCTCGCGACTGGCGGATGCCCTGCTGCACGAGGGGTATCGCAATCTCGCCGTGCTGGACCTCTCTGCCAATGCACTCGATGCAGCGAAGCAGCGAATCGGGCCCGCCGCCTCAGCGGTCGACTGGATCGTTGCCGATGCGACGACATGGCGGCCGGCGAGGACTTACGATGTCTGGCACGATCGCGCCGCGTTTCACTTCCTGACAGATCCACGCGATCGGGCCGCTTACGTCGAGCGTCTGCGAACGGCGGTTGCGCCGGGCGGACATGTCATCATCGCGACATTCGCTCCCGACGGACCGGAGAAATGCAGCGGCCTGCCGGTGCAGCGGCACGACAGCGCGAGCCTTTCAGGTGAGCTCGGGCCGGACTTCGAGCTGGTTGAGACGCGGAGCGAGACGCATCAAACGCCCTGGCATTCGACGCAGGCATTCCAGTTCAGCCGGTTCCGGCGGCGCTCGTAA